The sequence GGGCGTTGGCACGACGGGCCACCGGGTTCGGGATGACCATCCTTTTCTACGATCCGCTCTGCGAGGATGATCCCTACGCTGTCGAGATCGGCGCGCATTGCACCGATCTCGACGCCCTGCTGCGCCGTTCAGATTTCGTGTCGATCCATACGCCCCTCAACGATAAGACCTATCATCTGATTGGCAGCGAAAACCTGGCGAAGATGAAGTCTACGGCTGCGCTCATCAATACATCGCGCGGCCCTACCGTCGATCACGATGCGCTCTTCGAGGCGTTGCGCTCAGGTCAGATTGGCTATGCAGCCCTCGATGTCACAGAACCGGAGCCGATCCCGCCCGACCATCCTCTGTTGACCCTGGAAAATGTGATCGTGGTGCCTCATATCGCCAGCGCCAGTGTAGCGACCCGCGGCAAAATGTCGGAAATGGCAGCTGATAACCTCCTGGCCGGCTTAAACGGTCAGCGCCTGCCGAATTGTGTCAATCCCCAGGTATACGGTTGACGGATCGTTTGCCGCGCGTGGGCGGTCATTCGAATCCTCATCACACCTGCGCCAGATGTTCACAGTTTCTTCACAGGTCTGTGGGACACTATTTCCAGAACGACGGATGCACTTTCTCAAGAGAAAGAGGGAGTGCTACAAAGAAAGGAGATAGTGATGCAACACAGACGAATTCCCATGGTGCTACTAACGACTTTTTTCGTCATCGCGTTCCTGGTCCTTGGCGCTTCGGCTATTCGCCAGGATGCCTGGACCGAGGGTTACATGATGGGCCAACTGGCTGCCGGTGGTGGTGATGGATCTATGCTGCCCTATGCCATGATGGCAGGGGGGCGATCTGGCTCCGGAGGGTTCGCTCTGCTCCTGGGCATCGGGCTCTTGTTTCTGCTCTTCATGGCTCTGGGAAAGGGCTTCCGCTACAAGGCAATGAAAACGGCGGGTGGTCCGGACGCAGAGAAATGGTTCAAACAGATGCACGAGCGCGGTTGGGGTAGGCCACCCTGGTGTTGGGAAGCCGAAGAGAAGCCTACGGTGGAACCTGAGTCAACCGAGCCGGGAGTCCCGGCCGACGTCGAGATCGTGTCAGAGCAGTAAATCGCTGCAAGGGGTTCCGATTGTGCGGCAACGCATGTAAACGAATCCCTTTGCCAACTGCCGGGAGCCGTGGTACAACAACCTCGACTCCCGGCAGATATCTATATTCCCGACGAAAAATCATGAACGCAACTATCCTCGTTGTAGAAGACGAACCAAAGATCGCCAAACAGGCTCGCGATTACCTTGAGCGCAGCGGTTTTCTCGTGCATGTTGCGGGGGATGGACTCATGGCACTGGCCCAGGCGCGTCACAGCCGTCCCGACCTGATCGTACTGGATCTGAATCTGCCCGGCATGGATGGGCTGGATGTCTGCCGTGCATTGCGCAAGGAATCGGATGTTCCCATCATCATGCTCACCGCGCGGGTCGAAGAGACTGATCGCCTGATCGGCCTGGAGTTGGGTGCTGACGACTATATCAGCAAACCCTTTTCACCCAGGGAACTGGTAGCTCGTGTACGGGCGGTGCTGCGGCGAGTGCGGGGCGGGGTGCACCAGCCGGGTCTTGTGCGGGCCGGAGGACTGGAAATTGATTTGAACGGCCACCGGGTGACCCGGGAAGGGGAAACGATTCCCCTTACACGGACTGAGTTTAATCTCCTGGCAACGCTTGCTCAGCATCCGGGTCAGACATTCAGCCGGGCCCAATTGCTGGACCGGCTTCATGGGGTGGCCTACGAGGGATTCGAGCGAAGCGTCGATGCCCACATAAAAAACCTGCGGCAGAAACTGGAGGCCGATCCAGCTGATCCTCGTTACGTGCTCACCGTTTACGGCATTGGTTACAAGTTCAGTGACATGGTGTAGTCGTGCCCTGGCATAAACAGCGGAACCATTGGTCGAAGCAACCCTGGAAACAGGATCGGCATGGATTCCCGCGATGGCGAAACACCTCAAGACGAACCCGCCGTCGTTTTTTCCTGCGTTTTCTTCTGTTCATGGCCTTCATGAGCATTCTGTTCCTGGGAGGCATGGCTGCGCTGGCATTTCTCTTCACCAGGTTGTTTGGCGGCGGAGATCAGGTCGCTATTCTTGTCTGGTTGAGCGCCTGCGGCCTTGCACTGATCCTGCCTCTTGTGGGCATCCTGTTCGCATCGACCGCGTTTCGCCGGTATGCTACGCCGCTGACCGATGTGATGGCCGCTGCCGACGCAGTGGCTGCCGGCGATCTAAGCGCCCGAGTTTCGGAAACAGGTCCGGGCGAATTCGGGCAACTCGCCAGGTCGTTCAATCACATGGCCGAGGAATTGGAACAGGAAAACCAACGAAGGCGAAATCTGACCGCCGACGTGGCTCATGAGTTGCGTACACCGCTGCAGATCATTCAGGGCAACCTGGAAGGAATCCTGGATGGCATTTATGAGCCGACCGATGAGCACGTGGGTGCAACGTTGGAGGAAACCCGGGCCCTGGCGCGATTGGTGCAGGATCTGCGCACCCTTTCCCTGGCGGAAAGTGGGGAATTGCCTATGGCATGGCAGGATGTCGAGGTGGGTGAGCTTCTGGAGGATGTCCGAACGAGCTTCGTCGGTCAGGCAGAAGCGGCAGGGGTTGACATTGAGGTGGTTACACATCCGGGTACGAGCGACTCCATCGATTCCCTGCGAATCATGGCTGATGAGGGGCGGCTCAATCAGGCCTTGAGTAATCTGTTATCCAATGCCTTGCGGCATACGCCAGCGGGCGGTAAGATAATCCTGGAAGCCATGGCTACGCCAGCGGCGGTCTCTATCAGGATTACCGATACCGGAGAGGGAATCCTGCCGGAGAATCTCCCCTATATCTTCGATCGCTTCTGGCGGGCGGATCCTTCCCGCTCCCACAGCAGCGGCGCTGGCAGCGGATTGGGCCTGGCGATTACCAGGCAGTTGGTGCAGGCCCACCGCGGGCAGATTTCGGTCACCAGCCGGGCAGGTGAGGGCACCACCTTTTTGATCGAGCTTCCCGCTGACGGGTCGATCCACTGACGATGTTCGTGAACTCCAGCCTGTGCTGAAGTGCCATGCATTCCCCATTCGCATCTGAGGATGCGAACTCCACACTGATCTTACTTACGAATTGCTCTCGCCCACCACCTCCGCGCCGTTGGTGGCGTGACAGATATAGATGTTGGGGGAAAGCCCGGTGGCTGTCTGGTAGTCCCGGACAACCAACTCTCCAAATTCCTCTGCAGTGTCCGAGTGAACCAGGGCCACGGCGCAGCCACCGAAGCCAGCGCCGGTCATGCGGGCCCCGAAGCATCCCGTCTGTCGCCGGGCGATCTCTACCATGGTGTTCAATTCAGGGCTGGACACTTCAAAATCATCCCGCAGGCTGGCGTGGCTGGCATCCATCAACCTGCCGAGTTCTACGGCATCGCCGGCCTGCATGGCCTCGACCGCTTGCAGCGTGCGGTCGTTTTCCGTAATCACATGCTGGGCTCTTCGACGGGTCAGATCGTCCAGTTCGTCGGCTCGGGCTTCGAACTCGATCAGGGAAACATCGCGCAATGCCGGCACGCCGAAGAAGCGGGCTGCCGCCTCGCACTGGGAGCGCCTTTCATTATAGGCAGAGTCCACCAGGCCGCGGCGGGTGGCTGTGTCCAGCACTACCACGGCGGTGTCTGGCGGTAAAGGGACAGCGGTCGATTCCAGCGACCGGCAATCGATCAACATGGCGTGGTCCTGTTTACCCGCAGCGGAGATCATCTGGTCCATGATGCCGCAGTTGACCCCCACCCACCGGTTCTCTGCCAACTGGGCCAGCGTCGCCATGGGGGCCGCTTCCCAGGGAAAGCCGGAAACCTCGGAAAAGGAGCGTGCCGTAGCCAATTCAAGAGCAGCCGACGAGGAGAGGCCTGCCGCGCGAGGAACATCGCCCGTTAACACCCCTTCCCATCCCATGAGTTCATAGCCATTTTCCTGCAGGGCCCAGGCGACTCCCTTCGGGTACTCGAGCCAGCCATTGCCCTGCACCAGATTATTGAGGCTAAAGCCATCTTCGACGTCAAAATCCAGGGAGGCGAGTTGGACACGGTCGTCGGTGCGTGGCCGGAGAGCGATCCAGATGGCCCGGTCGATGGCCATGGGCAGAACGAATCCATCGTTGTAGTCAGTGTGTTCGCCGATCAGATTTACCCTGCCTGGCGCGCGTACGACCGCAGCTGGCGCTTCTCCGAATCGTTGCACAAAGGCCTCGATAACCTGTTGCTGCCAGTTCATGAATTTTCCTTTTCCGGAGTCAGTCGGTGTAGCCAGTGGGATGAGCCTGATGCCAGCGCCAGGCGCTCTCGACGATGTCGCGCAGATCAGGATGCTGGGGATCCCAGCCCAATTCCCGCCGTACCTTTTCGCTGCTGGCGACAAGCACAGCTGGATCACCCGGACGCCTGGGTCCAATCTCAGCCGGAATCGCATGGCCGGTAACCTGACGCGCCACCTCGATCACTTCTTTTACGCTGAATCCCTGGCCGTTTCCAAGATTGTAGGTGCGGCTGCCCTGATCGAGCGCTTCCAGCGCCAGAATGTGCGCCTGGGCCAGGTCCAGGACATGCACGTAATCGCGGACGCAGGTGCCGTCGGGCGTGGGATAGTCATCGCCAAAGATCACGATCTTATCACGTTTCCCCTGGGCTACCGAGAGTACCAGTGGAATGAGATGAGGCTCCGGGTTGTGGTCCTCTCCGCGCTCGGCGGAAGCGCCACAGGCGTTGAAATAGCGCAGAGCTCCATAGCGCAATCCATAGACTCGATCCAGCCAGTAGAGAAAACGCTCGAGAATGTACTTGGATTCGCCGTAAGGGCTGCCGGGGATGATCCGCTCCTGCTCGTCGATGGGCATGCGCTCTGGATCGTCGAAGAGATTGGCAGTAGAGGAGAGGATGAAGCGGCGCACATCGTGTTCAACCGCGCTCTGCATAAGATTCAGGCCATTGGTGACGTTCTCGCCGATATAGAGGAATGGCTCTTCCATGGACTCGCCCGGCAATGTGTGGGAGGCGAAGTGCATGATTGCCTCAGGCCGGTGTTTGGCCATCACCGAGTCCACCAAGGCGCGATCTGCCAGGTCGCCCTCCACGAACACTGCATTGGGATGCACGGCTTTTCGATGGCCCTGATAGAGGTTGTCCAGGACGATAACCGATTGGCCCTTGCCGACAAGCTGTTCCACGACGATGCTGCCGATATAACCGGCACCGCCTGTCACCAGAATTATCATACGAGTCTCCTTCGAATCTCCTTGTGTGGCTTCTCATAGATTATCCACCAGCTTTGCAGCGGGGTCAAATAGCAGGTGGCCCCAATTGTCACGGAGGATTCCAAGCGGCTACTGCCAAGGGCTACGGGAATTCATCCTGAGTGAGCGCCAGCTTCTCTCACTGTTCTTTTTGGCAAAACAAAATGAACCACGCGCTTTTGATAAGCTTGGAGCGAAAGAACTATTCGGTTATACTGGGGAAGAGAAAGTCCTTTACATCAGTATGCGAGGTAGTGATATGGAAATTCCTATGACTGCAATAGAAATGACAGGCACAGTTGATGAGCATAGTCAGCTAAAACTGGACGGTTCCCTTCCGTTTTCCGGCCCCAGGCGCGTAAGGGTTATAGTTTTGTCACCGCTGGATGATGAAATAGGTGAGATTTCGTGGCTGCAAGTGGCATCGCGTAACCCTGCATTTGCATTCCTGGCTGAGCCAGAAGAAGATATTTATTCCATAACTGATGGGGAACCATTCAATGACGAAGTATAAAGTCGTACTTGTGCCTTTTCCATTTGATGATTTGTCCAGCAGCAAGGTTCGTCCAGCGGTGTGTCTGACTGAACCAATCGGTCAATATAGGCATGTAGTCTTGGCGTTTATCACAAGCCGGATTCCAGAAGAAATATTGGCAACCGACATCTTGATAGCAACTGATGACGAAGATTTCGAGACTTCAGGTTTACGAGTTTCATCAACCTTGCGTTTGCATCGTATGATGACCGCGACTGTCAATATCATCCAACGAGAATTGGGACAACTACCTGAGACAAAGCAAGAAATCGTAAAAAGCAGATTGAGAGCATTGTTCGATTTGCAGTAGTCGGGGCAAATACAGTGCATCCCAATTCGGGAAAGAAGTGGCGATGGCAGGTAAAAAACGACCACTTGTAATACCTGGAAAGCCCAGACCCTACGTGATGGCCCATCGGGGCAACAAGGTCGTTTGCCCGGAGAACACCCTGGCTTCCTTTCGTCAGGCCCTGGCCGACGGCGCCGATATTATCGAAACCGACCTGCATCTCACGGCGGACGGGGTTTTTGTCTGCATTCATGATGCCACAGTGGACCGCACGACCGACGGCACTGGGCCGGTAGCGGGCATGACCCTGCCTCAGCTTAAGACCCTCAGCGCTTTTTATAACATGCCTGGCTTCGAAGCAGAACGTGTCCCCGCCCTCAGCGATCTGGCGGCGATCCTTCCCGAAGACATTCCTCTGGCTCTGGAGCTGAAGACAGATCGTTTCCTGGAAAAGGATGTCTGTTGCCGGTTGGCCGATCAGCTGGCAGCGATGGGTTTGAGAGAGCGCACGATCGTGCTTTCCTTTAGCCTGGACCGATTGAAAACTGTGCACAGTGTTGCCCCGGATATTCTCTTCGGTGTCATCACCCTCTCCGGGGTGTGGCCCGATCCACAGGCTCAATTCCTCGGACCCTTATGGCCGATCCTGCTTCTGAATCCCCTCTACACCTGGCTTGCCCATCGACGAGGCCAGTTGGTAGCACCCCTGGATCCCAACCCCGATGCCCGGCTCTGGCTCTACAGACTGTTGGGTTGTGATGCCGTTCTCAGCGATGATCCAGCATCCACGGT comes from Chloroflexota bacterium and encodes:
- a CDS encoding type II toxin-antitoxin system PemK/MazF family toxin — protein: MTKYKVVLVPFPFDDLSSSKVRPAVCLTEPIGQYRHVVLAFITSRIPEEILATDILIATDDEDFETSGLRVSSTLRLHRMMTATVNIIQRELGQLPETKQEIVKSRLRALFDLQ
- a CDS encoding D-glycerate dehydrogenase, which encodes MAGKPKVFVTRVIPEEGLSAIREQCDADIWTGELPPAREIVLERVRGVDGVLSLLTDRMDTEVMEAAGPGLKVISNYAVGFDNIDVAAATSRGIPIGNTPGVLTETTADFAFALLMAAARRVVEGDRYTRAGKWQTWGPTLLLGQDVAGATLGIIGFGRIGRALARRATGFGMTILFYDPLCEDDPYAVEIGAHCTDLDALLRRSDFVSIHTPLNDKTYHLIGSENLAKMKSTAALINTSRGPTVDHDALFEALRSGQIGYAALDVTEPEPIPPDHPLLTLENVIVVPHIASASVATRGKMSEMAADNLLAGLNGQRLPNCVNPQVYG
- a CDS encoding glycerophosphodiester phosphodiesterase — translated: MAGKKRPLVIPGKPRPYVMAHRGNKVVCPENTLASFRQALADGADIIETDLHLTADGVFVCIHDATVDRTTDGTGPVAGMTLPQLKTLSAFYNMPGFEAERVPALSDLAAILPEDIPLALELKTDRFLEKDVCCRLADQLAAMGLRERTIVLSFSLDRLKTVHSVAPDILFGVITLSGVWPDPQAQFLGPLWPILLLNPLYTWLAHRRGQLVAPLDPNPDARLWLYRLLGCDAVLSDDPASTVKALGRRS
- a CDS encoding response regulator transcription factor, which translates into the protein MNATILVVEDEPKIAKQARDYLERSGFLVHVAGDGLMALAQARHSRPDLIVLDLNLPGMDGLDVCRALRKESDVPIIMLTARVEETDRLIGLELGADDYISKPFSPRELVARVRAVLRRVRGGVHQPGLVRAGGLEIDLNGHRVTREGETIPLTRTEFNLLATLAQHPGQTFSRAQLLDRLHGVAYEGFERSVDAHIKNLRQKLEADPADPRYVLTVYGIGYKFSDMV
- a CDS encoding ATP-binding protein yields the protein MSILFLGGMAALAFLFTRLFGGGDQVAILVWLSACGLALILPLVGILFASTAFRRYATPLTDVMAAADAVAAGDLSARVSETGPGEFGQLARSFNHMAEELEQENQRRRNLTADVAHELRTPLQIIQGNLEGILDGIYEPTDEHVGATLEETRALARLVQDLRTLSLAESGELPMAWQDVEVGELLEDVRTSFVGQAEAAGVDIEVVTHPGTSDSIDSLRIMADEGRLNQALSNLLSNALRHTPAGGKIILEAMATPAAVSIRITDTGEGILPENLPYIFDRFWRADPSRSHSSGAGSGLGLAITRQLVQAHRGQISVTSRAGEGTTFLIELPADGSIH
- the galK gene encoding galactokinase, which encodes MNWQQQVIEAFVQRFGEAPAAVVRAPGRVNLIGEHTDYNDGFVLPMAIDRAIWIALRPRTDDRVQLASLDFDVEDGFSLNNLVQGNGWLEYPKGVAWALQENGYELMGWEGVLTGDVPRAAGLSSSAALELATARSFSEVSGFPWEAAPMATLAQLAENRWVGVNCGIMDQMISAAGKQDHAMLIDCRSLESTAVPLPPDTAVVVLDTATRRGLVDSAYNERRSQCEAAARFFGVPALRDVSLIEFEARADELDDLTRRRAQHVITENDRTLQAVEAMQAGDAVELGRLMDASHASLRDDFEVSSPELNTMVEIARRQTGCFGARMTGAGFGGCAVALVHSDTAEEFGELVVRDYQTATGLSPNIYICHATNGAEVVGESNS
- the galE gene encoding UDP-glucose 4-epimerase GalE — its product is MIILVTGGAGYIGSIVVEQLVGKGQSVIVLDNLYQGHRKAVHPNAVFVEGDLADRALVDSVMAKHRPEAIMHFASHTLPGESMEEPFLYIGENVTNGLNLMQSAVEHDVRRFILSSTANLFDDPERMPIDEQERIIPGSPYGESKYILERFLYWLDRVYGLRYGALRYFNACGASAERGEDHNPEPHLIPLVLSVAQGKRDKIVIFGDDYPTPDGTCVRDYVHVLDLAQAHILALEALDQGSRTYNLGNGQGFSVKEVIEVARQVTGHAIPAEIGPRRPGDPAVLVASSEKVRRELGWDPQHPDLRDIVESAWRWHQAHPTGYTD